One stretch of Planococcus sp. PAMC 21323 DNA includes these proteins:
- a CDS encoding acyl-CoA dehydrogenase family protein: protein MAKYRFEEEEHVMFRKSLRKFLEKEAVPNYDQWEKDRLIPKSFWKKLGDMGFLCPQVEEQYDGLGLDFRYSLIIGEEMERVGASLTGVGLHNDITVPYIEAYGNEEQKKRWLPGCVSGDHITAIAMTEPGAGSDLANISTTAIRDGDNYIVNGQKTFITNGINSTLVVVVVKTDPKSEPKHRGISLLMVEEGTPGFEKGRKLDKVGLHAQDTSELYFEDCIVPVANLIGEENKGFTYLMEKLQQERLVVAMAAQIASEDMLEMTLEYVKSRTAFGKPIGSFQNSQFKLVEMATEIELGHSFLESLIEDHMAGKDIVSKVSMAKYWLTDTAKKISGECMQLHGGYGYMEEYKIARRYRDIPVAAIYAGSNEIMKTIVAKRMGL, encoded by the coding sequence ATGGCAAAATACCGTTTTGAAGAAGAAGAACATGTGATGTTCCGCAAGTCATTACGCAAATTTCTAGAAAAAGAAGCGGTTCCTAACTACGATCAATGGGAAAAAGATCGTCTCATTCCAAAGTCTTTCTGGAAAAAACTTGGAGACATGGGTTTTCTCTGCCCTCAAGTAGAAGAACAATATGATGGACTAGGATTGGATTTTCGTTATTCGCTTATTATTGGCGAAGAAATGGAACGAGTTGGCGCAAGTTTAACAGGTGTGGGATTACATAATGACATCACAGTTCCGTATATAGAAGCTTACGGCAATGAAGAACAAAAAAAGCGTTGGTTACCTGGATGTGTCTCGGGGGATCACATTACTGCGATTGCCATGACAGAGCCTGGAGCAGGATCTGATTTAGCGAATATATCAACAACCGCTATTCGAGATGGTGACAATTACATCGTTAATGGTCAAAAGACCTTTATCACCAATGGCATTAACTCGACCTTAGTGGTAGTTGTGGTAAAAACCGATCCAAAATCAGAGCCTAAGCATCGTGGAATTTCGTTATTAATGGTAGAAGAAGGAACACCAGGTTTTGAGAAAGGGCGCAAGCTTGATAAAGTTGGTCTTCATGCGCAAGACACATCGGAATTGTATTTTGAGGATTGTATCGTTCCTGTAGCGAATTTAATTGGCGAGGAAAATAAAGGCTTTACTTATCTAATGGAGAAACTGCAGCAAGAACGCTTGGTGGTCGCAATGGCTGCTCAAATTGCTTCGGAAGATATGCTGGAAATGACTTTAGAATATGTAAAATCAAGAACAGCCTTTGGAAAGCCGATTGGTTCGTTCCAAAATTCTCAATTTAAGTTAGTTGAGATGGCGACGGAAATTGAGTTGGGTCACTCATTTTTAGAGTCATTAATCGAAGATCATATGGCGGGTAAAGATATTGTTTCTAAAGTATCGATGGCAAAATATTGGCTGACAGATACAGCTAAGAAAATTTCGGGTGAATGTATGCAGCTGCATGGTGGATATGGCTATATGGAAGAGTACAAAATTGCACGCCGTTATCGAGACATTCCAGTTGCTGCGATTTATGCCGGTTCTAATGAAATAATGAAAACCATTGTCGCAAAACGAATGGGACTATAG
- a CDS encoding thiolase family protein: MREVVIVEGVRSPVGRRKGQFANERPDELAAVVLEELVSRAGVEKSRIEDVILGCVSQAGEQGGNIARTAALIAGFPDYVPGVTIDRQCGSSQQAVHFGAQAILAGDMDIVIAGGVESMTRVPMFSNMQDAKPSKKLTDQYEIINQGLSAERIAEKWGFTREQLDAFSVQSHERAQHAIKEGYYQREIVPIDTQGADGETIRVSEDEGPRPGTTQEVLGGLRTVFDENGVITAGNASQMSDGASAVLLMSADKAKELGLKPKARIIARSVVGSDPTLMLTGPIAATKKVLEKAGLTIEEMDRYEVNEAFAPVPLAWLQDIGGDPEKLNVNGGAIALGHPLGATGTKLLVSLLHELERTGGRYGLLAICEGMGMANATIIEKL, from the coding sequence ATGAGAGAAGTTGTTATTGTTGAAGGAGTGCGGTCACCGGTAGGAAGAAGAAAAGGTCAATTTGCCAATGAGCGTCCAGATGAACTAGCGGCTGTTGTATTAGAAGAACTAGTATCTCGTGCGGGAGTAGAGAAAAGCAGGATAGAAGATGTAATTTTAGGGTGTGTTTCACAAGCTGGTGAACAGGGAGGTAATATTGCGCGAACTGCAGCGTTGATTGCGGGATTCCCGGATTACGTACCAGGTGTCACGATTGACCGTCAATGCGGCTCGAGCCAGCAAGCAGTTCATTTTGGTGCACAAGCAATTTTAGCAGGAGATATGGATATCGTAATTGCGGGTGGCGTAGAAAGTATGACTCGCGTTCCGATGTTTTCAAATATGCAAGACGCAAAACCGAGTAAAAAACTAACAGATCAATACGAGATCATTAACCAAGGATTATCGGCAGAACGAATTGCGGAAAAATGGGGATTTACCCGAGAGCAACTTGACGCATTCTCAGTACAAAGTCATGAACGGGCGCAACATGCGATCAAAGAAGGGTATTACCAACGTGAAATTGTGCCGATCGATACACAAGGAGCAGACGGTGAAACTATACGCGTTTCTGAAGACGAAGGTCCACGTCCTGGAACTACGCAAGAAGTATTAGGTGGTTTGAGAACGGTATTCGATGAAAACGGTGTAATTACAGCAGGAAATGCGAGTCAAATGAGTGATGGTGCATCTGCTGTTTTATTAATGTCTGCTGACAAAGCTAAAGAACTTGGGTTAAAGCCTAAAGCACGAATCATCGCACGTTCAGTCGTCGGGTCAGATCCAACATTAATGTTGACAGGTCCTATTGCTGCAACAAAAAAAGTGCTTGAAAAAGCAGGTCTTACGATTGAAGAGATGGATCGTTACGAAGTGAATGAGGCATTTGCACCGGTACCGTTGGCGTGGTTACAGGATATTGGGGGAGACCCAGAAAAGTTGAATGTTAACGGAGGCGCTATCGCGTTAGGTCATCCGCTTGGTGCAACAGGCACAAAATTATTGGTGTCGCTATTGCATGAACTTGAACGGACAGGTGGACGTTACGGATTGCTAGCAATTTGTGAAGGAATGGGAATGGCTAACGCAACCATCATTGAAAAACTATAA
- a CDS encoding glycine betaine ABC transporter substrate-binding protein yields the protein MKKTTLGIFLAATTVIAGCGSGGDELDPLVIGGKPWTEQYILPYILGEYIEANSDYTVEYEDGLGEVSILTPALEKGDIDMYVEYTGTGMKDVLKEESVPGQTSEEVLEIVRTGYEEKIGATWLEPLGFENGYTLAYSKDSGFDAETYSDLAEISKSEDMSFGAPHPFYERKGDGFDDLVTTYPFEFAATDSFDPAIMYEAVKNGDVDVIPAFTTDSRIGLFDLATTKDDLSFFPKYDAAPVVRLETLEEYPELEDVLNGLAGQISEEEMLAMNSRVDVDQDVASDVAREFLIEKGLIEE from the coding sequence ATGAAAAAAACAACATTAGGAATTTTTTTGGCAGCAACAACGGTGATTGCAGGATGCGGGTCAGGTGGCGATGAGTTAGATCCACTAGTAATCGGTGGAAAACCGTGGACGGAGCAATACATTCTACCTTATATTCTTGGTGAGTATATTGAAGCTAACTCAGATTACACTGTAGAATACGAAGATGGATTAGGAGAAGTATCGATTTTGACACCTGCTTTGGAGAAGGGTGATATCGATATGTATGTTGAATACACGGGTACTGGGATGAAAGACGTGTTAAAAGAAGAATCAGTTCCTGGTCAAACTTCCGAAGAGGTACTAGAAATTGTTCGTACGGGTTATGAAGAAAAAATAGGAGCAACTTGGTTAGAGCCGCTTGGTTTTGAAAACGGATATACGCTCGCTTATTCAAAAGACAGTGGTTTTGATGCTGAAACTTATTCGGATTTGGCCGAAATTTCAAAATCAGAAGATATGAGTTTTGGAGCGCCGCATCCTTTTTACGAACGTAAAGGCGATGGCTTTGATGATTTAGTGACGACGTATCCATTTGAATTTGCTGCGACAGATAGTTTTGATCCAGCTATTATGTATGAAGCTGTTAAAAATGGAGATGTAGATGTTATTCCGGCATTTACTACAGATAGCCGCATTGGGTTGTTTGATTTAGCAACAACTAAAGATGATCTTTCGTTTTTCCCGAAATACGATGCAGCACCTGTTGTGCGACTGGAAACGCTTGAAGAGTATCCGGAACTTGAAGATGTATTAAATGGGTTAGCCGGACAAATCTCTGAAGAAGAAATGTTAGCTATGAATTCTCGTGTGGATGTAGATCAAGACGTAGCTAGTGATGTAGCTCGTGAATTCTTAATAGAAAAAGGATTAATCGAAGAATAA
- the trpC gene encoding indole-3-glycerol phosphate synthase TrpC has protein sequence MTILDKIIATKHEEIKTYKPVTQDDGQFPGKSKLLQRLLDGNGVISEIKRASPSKGDIQTEVDIVAQAKKYEDAGAAAISVLTDETYFKGSIDDLREVAQIVSIPVLCKDFMVSEIQIDRAKQAGATIILLIVAALQQQQLKSLNDYALSKGLEVLVEVHVEKELHRALELDAKLIGVNNRNLKTFEVSIERTAQLAKLFPFDEGRVLISESGMHTKEDAQFAYASGASGILVGEALMRSEDPGNWIREATNGEAIK, from the coding sequence ATGACCATATTAGATAAAATCATTGCGACGAAACATGAAGAAATAAAAACATATAAACCGGTCACGCAAGATGATGGTCAATTTCCGGGAAAATCAAAGTTGCTACAGCGTCTATTAGATGGAAATGGTGTCATCTCAGAAATTAAACGCGCATCTCCTTCTAAAGGGGACATCCAAACAGAAGTAGATATCGTAGCGCAAGCGAAAAAGTACGAAGACGCGGGAGCTGCTGCCATTTCCGTATTAACGGATGAAACTTATTTTAAAGGATCGATTGACGATTTGCGCGAAGTGGCGCAAATTGTTTCGATTCCTGTTCTTTGTAAAGATTTTATGGTGAGCGAAATTCAAATTGATCGTGCCAAACAAGCGGGAGCTACGATTATTTTATTGATTGTAGCGGCATTACAACAGCAACAGCTAAAAAGTCTAAATGACTATGCTCTCTCTAAAGGACTGGAAGTACTGGTTGAAGTTCATGTTGAAAAAGAGCTACATAGAGCATTAGAGTTAGATGCCAAATTAATCGGCGTTAATAATCGTAACTTAAAGACTTTTGAAGTGTCGATTGAACGGACTGCACAATTAGCTAAACTGTTTCCGTTTGATGAAGGTCGTGTATTAATAAGTGAAAGTGGTATGCATACGAAAGAAGATGCGCAATTTGCTTATGCTAGTGGAGCTTCTGGAATTTTGGTGGGGGAAGCCTTAATGCGCTCTGAAGACCCTGGCAACTGGATACGAGAAGCGACAAATGGGGAGGCGATAAAATGA
- the trpD gene encoding anthranilate phosphoribosyltransferase → MSRAENMSERLMYEKSMEILNGNINEQQVKSFLSDLHEKGETADELVGLVKAMREKAVNLPKVGGELVDVCGTGGDRSNSFNISTLTAFVLAGCGLTVAKHGNRSVSSKTGSSDVLEALGISTETDIASIPAMLDQTGIALLFAPAIHPALGGLRKIRKEIGTPTIFNLVGPLANPLPITIQMTGVYRRDMLEPMADALIRLGRKKGALVHGAGGLDELSLVGTNELIIFDENGKREITIHPHEVGLEVAPVEAIRGGDPKRNAEIFMDVLSGADSPYLDTVALNAGVVLYVSGKAGTIAEGVKRARTSIQSGETARVFDLHRLAAGVFV, encoded by the coding sequence ATGAGCAGAGCAGAGAATATGAGTGAACGATTAATGTATGAGAAATCAATGGAAATCTTGAACGGCAATATAAATGAGCAGCAAGTAAAAAGCTTTTTATCGGACCTACACGAGAAAGGTGAAACAGCAGATGAACTAGTTGGTTTAGTTAAAGCGATGCGTGAAAAAGCTGTGAACCTTCCGAAAGTTGGAGGAGAACTTGTTGATGTTTGTGGAACGGGTGGCGATCGTTCTAATAGCTTTAACATCAGTACGTTAACGGCTTTTGTTTTAGCAGGATGTGGCTTAACTGTAGCGAAGCATGGCAATCGGAGTGTTTCGAGCAAAACGGGCAGTTCGGATGTATTAGAAGCACTCGGAATTTCTACAGAAACGGATATTGCTTCGATTCCAGCAATGCTCGATCAAACGGGAATTGCCCTTCTTTTTGCACCAGCAATTCATCCAGCTCTTGGAGGTTTACGCAAAATCCGAAAAGAAATTGGAACACCCACTATCTTTAACTTAGTGGGACCGCTAGCTAATCCACTTCCAATCACCATTCAAATGACCGGTGTTTACCGCCGCGATATGTTAGAACCAATGGCAGATGCTTTAATTCGACTGGGTCGTAAAAAAGGAGCTTTGGTTCATGGGGCAGGTGGATTAGATGAATTGTCTCTTGTGGGTACGAATGAACTGATTATATTTGATGAAAATGGCAAGCGCGAGATAACCATTCATCCGCACGAAGTTGGTTTGGAAGTTGCGCCAGTAGAGGCAATTCGTGGAGGCGATCCAAAACGCAACGCAGAAATTTTTATGGATGTATTATCAGGCGCTGACAGTCCTTATTTAGATACAGTGGCATTAAATGCAGGTGTTGTATTGTACGTTAGTGGCAAAGCAGGAACAATAGCTGAAGGTGTAAAAAGAGCAAGAACTTCAATTCAATCAGGCGAAACCGCGCGTGTCTTTGACTTGCATCGGTTAGCTGCGGGGGTGTTTGTATGA
- a CDS encoding 3-hydroxyacyl-CoA dehydrogenase: MGFSKAKAVVTGGASGLGEATVRRIVRSGGKAAIFDLNADRAKKLIDELGEESVIYKETDVSDAAQVEKNIGETVEQFGKINLVVNCAGIGTPGKVLSKGTPIALEQFEKVIQVNLVGSFNVIRVAAAAMQKNEPNEDGERGVIVSTASVAAYEGQIGQAAYSASKGGVVSMTLPIARELARDGIRVMAIAPGLMETPMVEGLPDAAIASLSAAVPFPQRLGKPDEYAQLVESIVANPMLNGETIRLDGAIRMQPK, from the coding sequence ATGGGATTTTCGAAAGCGAAAGCAGTTGTAACGGGTGGTGCATCCGGACTTGGGGAAGCGACAGTACGTAGAATTGTAAGGAGTGGAGGCAAAGCGGCTATTTTTGATTTGAATGCAGATCGCGCCAAAAAGTTAATAGATGAGTTGGGAGAAGAATCGGTAATATACAAAGAAACCGATGTTTCGGACGCTGCTCAAGTCGAGAAAAATATTGGTGAAACGGTAGAACAATTTGGCAAGATAAATTTGGTGGTCAATTGCGCAGGTATCGGGACGCCTGGGAAAGTATTATCTAAAGGCACGCCTATTGCATTAGAGCAATTTGAAAAAGTCATCCAAGTCAATTTGGTTGGGAGTTTTAATGTCATTCGAGTAGCCGCGGCGGCGATGCAGAAAAATGAGCCAAATGAAGATGGTGAACGTGGTGTTATTGTTTCGACAGCATCTGTTGCAGCGTATGAAGGGCAAATTGGACAAGCTGCTTATAGTGCGTCTAAAGGTGGTGTTGTATCCATGACGTTGCCGATTGCGAGAGAGCTAGCGAGAGATGGAATTCGTGTTATGGCTATCGCTCCTGGTTTAATGGAAACACCGATGGTTGAAGGCTTACCAGATGCGGCAATTGCATCATTATCGGCAGCTGTGCCATTTCCGCAGCGACTTGGGAAACCGGATGAATACGCACAACTCGTAGAAAGCATTGTGGCAAATCCGATGCTAAATGGCGAAACCATTCGACTCGACGGAGCAATCCGGATGCAACCAAAATAA
- a CDS encoding long-chain fatty acid--CoA ligase: MMDAPLLLSSFVKRAERYFPEKLIISRTGEDTIHRIPYKDFAVRTRQLAAALTRLDMGRGTKVGSFAWNHHRHLELYFGVPSAGAILHMINIRLSHEHIAYVINHAEDEILLVDHDLFPLIEKLAPLLKTVKHFIIMKDGVDLPETTLENVHSYEKLLVVEDGNFEFPEDLDENTPAGMCYTSATTGNPKGVVYTHRGLVLHSYALGMSDSMGLSERDITLSIVPMFHANAWGLPFAGVLFGTTQVLPGPGFAPGMLLDLIESEKVTLTAGVPTIWMGVLKELEANPRNIDTLRMIICGGSASPKGLIRAFEEKYNVPFVTGYGMTETAPLVSLAVTTSAMSDMTMDERIERRSMAGLPMPGLEVRIVNENGEAPWDGETMGELNVKGAWIADEYYKDERTEDAFKDGWLYTGDIAVIEPDGYIKLTDRTKDLIKSGGEWISSVDLENALMTHEAVFEAAVVAIPHEKWMERPLACVVLKENHAEDDAMKAELLTYLESQFAKWWVPDDVVFLKEVPKTSVGKFLKAALRKELDGYYR; this comes from the coding sequence ATGATGGATGCACCATTATTACTATCATCTTTCGTAAAAAGAGCCGAGCGTTATTTTCCTGAGAAATTAATTATTTCGCGGACTGGAGAAGATACTATTCATCGTATTCCTTATAAAGACTTTGCTGTGAGAACACGGCAACTTGCGGCTGCTTTAACGAGGTTAGATATGGGACGTGGAACGAAAGTTGGTAGTTTTGCGTGGAATCATCATCGCCACCTTGAGTTATACTTTGGTGTTCCAAGTGCTGGTGCGATTTTGCATATGATCAATATCCGTTTATCACATGAACACATTGCGTATGTGATTAATCACGCAGAAGACGAAATTTTATTGGTTGATCATGATTTATTTCCGTTGATTGAAAAGTTAGCTCCTCTATTAAAGACTGTAAAACATTTCATCATTATGAAAGATGGCGTAGATTTGCCTGAAACGACGCTTGAAAATGTTCATTCCTATGAAAAGCTTCTGGTAGTTGAAGATGGTAATTTTGAGTTTCCGGAAGATTTGGATGAAAACACACCTGCAGGCATGTGTTATACATCTGCAACGACTGGTAATCCGAAAGGTGTGGTGTATACTCATCGCGGACTAGTGCTCCACAGTTACGCATTAGGAATGTCCGATTCGATGGGGTTATCTGAACGTGACATTACGCTATCGATTGTGCCAATGTTCCATGCGAATGCATGGGGCTTACCGTTTGCGGGTGTGTTATTTGGGACGACGCAAGTATTGCCTGGACCGGGCTTTGCTCCTGGTATGTTGTTAGACTTAATCGAATCAGAGAAAGTTACGTTAACTGCTGGTGTTCCGACGATTTGGATGGGTGTCTTAAAAGAGTTAGAAGCCAATCCACGCAATATCGACACACTGCGCATGATTATTTGTGGGGGCTCGGCTTCACCAAAAGGTTTGATTCGAGCGTTTGAAGAAAAATACAATGTGCCATTTGTGACAGGCTACGGCATGACGGAAACGGCTCCGCTTGTCAGTTTAGCGGTAACAACGTCTGCGATGTCTGACATGACGATGGATGAGCGTATAGAACGCCGCTCAATGGCAGGTTTACCGATGCCGGGACTAGAAGTGCGTATTGTCAATGAAAACGGTGAGGCACCATGGGACGGCGAAACGATGGGTGAACTAAACGTCAAAGGTGCATGGATCGCGGATGAATATTATAAAGATGAGCGAACAGAAGATGCGTTCAAAGATGGCTGGTTGTACACCGGGGACATTGCTGTAATCGAACCAGATGGCTATATTAAATTAACGGATCGTACGAAAGATTTAATCAAGAGTGGTGGGGAATGGATTTCGTCGGTAGATTTAGAGAACGCATTGATGACTCACGAAGCGGTATTTGAAGCGGCAGTTGTCGCCATTCCTCATGAGAAATGGATGGAACGTCCACTTGCTTGCGTCGTTTTAAAAGAAAACCATGCTGAAGACGACGCGATGAAAGCAGAATTGCTGACTTATCTTGAAAGCCAATTCGCCAAATGGTGGGTTCCGGATGATGTGGTCTTCTTGAAAGAAGTGCCGAAAACATCTGTCGGGAAGTTCTTGAAAGCGGCGTTGCGGAAAGAGTTGGATGGTTATTATCGGTAA
- a CDS encoding CaiB/BaiF CoA transferase family protein: MKRALKGVRILDVTYYLPGPYAGMRLAELGAEVIKVEPPEGDPARHMGGGHVHEANNRGKKIIHIDFKTAEGRLEMLELVKSADALIETFRPGVMKKLGLDYESLKIVKPDLVYCSLSGYGQSGEMARLGSHDINYMALSGALEQLKDASGRPIHPTNTFADFTGGMMASEQIMAALLKKFRTGQGQYLDIALVKVMAEFLGNHDIYHAKGVSENGVPEIGGAIVSYGIYETKDSRYMTLGALEAKFWKAFCVLAERPEWLGWAGKPQGSQEHRQIADFFKSKNWQEWYQLSLQVDACLAPVLKAHERHEHPVFIEKIE, encoded by the coding sequence ATGAAAAGGGCATTAAAAGGTGTCCGCATACTTGACGTGACTTATTATCTTCCTGGACCATATGCGGGAATGCGTTTAGCGGAATTGGGTGCAGAAGTCATTAAAGTTGAGCCTCCTGAAGGTGATCCCGCGCGTCATATGGGCGGTGGACATGTGCACGAAGCTAACAATCGAGGCAAAAAGATTATCCATATCGACTTTAAAACAGCAGAAGGTCGTTTGGAAATGTTGGAATTGGTAAAAAGTGCTGATGCGCTTATTGAGACATTCCGGCCGGGTGTGATGAAAAAACTAGGCTTAGATTATGAAAGTTTGAAAATAGTAAAACCTGACTTGGTTTATTGCTCGTTATCGGGGTACGGTCAATCTGGTGAAATGGCTCGTTTGGGAAGTCACGATATAAACTATATGGCGTTATCAGGAGCTTTAGAACAATTAAAAGATGCATCAGGCAGACCTATTCATCCAACCAATACATTTGCGGATTTTACGGGTGGAATGATGGCGTCAGAGCAAATAATGGCAGCTTTACTTAAAAAATTCCGGACAGGGCAAGGACAATACCTTGATATTGCATTGGTAAAAGTAATGGCAGAATTTCTTGGGAATCATGATATTTACCATGCAAAAGGTGTCTCTGAAAATGGGGTTCCAGAAATAGGTGGAGCGATCGTTAGTTATGGGATATATGAAACAAAAGATAGTCGCTATATGACGCTAGGTGCGCTTGAAGCGAAGTTTTGGAAAGCGTTTTGTGTATTGGCTGAGCGGCCAGAATGGCTTGGTTGGGCAGGGAAACCACAAGGAAGTCAAGAGCACCGACAAATTGCAGATTTTTTTAAGTCAAAAAACTGGCAAGAATGGTACCAACTATCGTTACAAGTAGATGCTTGTCTAGCTCCTGTTTTAAAAGCGCATGAGCGACACGAACACCCGGTTTTCATTGAAAAAATAGAATGA
- the trpB gene encoding tryptophan synthase subunit beta, producing MTKVKICGLKEEQHVQAASRADAIGFVFAPSRRQVTIEQAANLAKHVPVGADKIGVFVNATLKEIEDTIAGVPLTMVQLHGDEPDELVKAIQVPVIQAFSIRTKEDVEKLKQSLADYVLVDAPGTDYRGGSGNVFDWSLLAGADIDPARLIVAGGLNPGNVHAAIEQIKPYMVDVSSGVETEKRKDTAKIQEFITQVKGDSMKQTMEQVGFFGKYGGQFVPETLMKAVKELEDAYNEVKVDPEFHREYHHYLSEYVGREQPLTFAKRMTEAYGGPKIYLKREDLNHTGAHKVNNAIGQALLAMRMGKRKIVAETGAGQHGVATATICALFDLDCVIFMGEEDIKRQQLNVFRMKLLGARVESVTKGSATLKDAVNEALRYWVANVEDTHYLIGSALGPHPFPTMVRDFQSVIGEETKRQILEKEGRLPDAILACVGGGSNAIGMFYPFIQDEEVELIGVEAAGQGVDTDKHAATLTKGTDGVLHGALMKLLQDDAGQVQEAHSISAGLDYPGIGPEHAHLADTGRVEYRSITDDEALAAVISMSRLEGIIPALESAHAIAEAEKQAKKMTADQILVICVSGRGDKDMATYAEKLEGLS from the coding sequence ATGACCAAAGTGAAGATTTGCGGTTTAAAAGAAGAACAACATGTTCAAGCGGCAAGTCGCGCTGATGCGATTGGATTTGTCTTTGCCCCGAGTAGGCGTCAAGTGACTATTGAACAAGCAGCCAACCTAGCAAAACATGTTCCGGTCGGTGCCGATAAAATTGGCGTGTTTGTTAATGCCACTTTGAAAGAAATTGAAGACACTATAGCGGGTGTTCCGCTAACGATGGTTCAACTTCACGGTGACGAACCTGATGAGCTAGTCAAGGCGATTCAAGTTCCGGTCATTCAAGCTTTCTCGATTCGTACAAAAGAAGATGTCGAAAAGTTAAAACAGTCATTAGCTGATTATGTGTTAGTAGATGCACCAGGTACGGATTACCGCGGAGGAAGTGGCAATGTATTCGATTGGTCATTGCTTGCTGGTGCGGATATTGATCCTGCTCGACTTATTGTAGCTGGTGGCTTGAATCCAGGAAACGTCCATGCAGCGATCGAACAAATAAAACCTTATATGGTAGACGTTTCGAGTGGTGTTGAAACAGAAAAACGTAAAGATACAGCAAAAATACAAGAATTTATTACACAAGTGAAGGGTGATTCGATGAAACAGACAATGGAACAAGTTGGCTTTTTTGGAAAGTATGGCGGTCAGTTTGTGCCGGAGACATTAATGAAAGCCGTAAAAGAATTAGAAGACGCTTATAACGAAGTAAAAGTAGATCCTGAATTTCATCGAGAATATCACCATTACTTATCCGAGTATGTGGGACGTGAACAACCTCTTACGTTTGCAAAGCGTATGACAGAAGCATATGGTGGACCAAAAATCTATCTGAAACGAGAAGATTTAAATCACACTGGCGCTCACAAAGTAAATAATGCTATTGGCCAAGCCTTACTCGCGATGCGCATGGGCAAACGTAAAATTGTGGCAGAAACGGGAGCGGGGCAACATGGTGTAGCTACGGCGACCATCTGTGCTCTTTTCGATTTAGACTGCGTTATTTTTATGGGAGAAGAAGATATTAAACGTCAGCAATTAAATGTTTTCCGTATGAAGTTATTAGGCGCGCGTGTTGAAAGTGTCACAAAAGGCAGTGCGACTTTAAAAGATGCGGTCAATGAAGCGCTGCGTTACTGGGTGGCAAATGTCGAAGATACGCATTACTTAATTGGTTCGGCACTTGGACCTCATCCGTTCCCGACAATGGTTCGGGATTTCCAAAGTGTCATTGGTGAAGAAACAAAGCGTCAAATTTTGGAGAAAGAAGGACGTTTACCTGATGCGATTTTAGCTTGTGTTGGCGGCGGAAGTAACGCAATTGGTATGTTTTATCCCTTTATTCAAGACGAAGAAGTCGAGTTGATTGGTGTTGAAGCAGCTGGTCAAGGCGTGGATACAGATAAACATGCGGCAACATTAACAAAAGGGACTGATGGCGTTCTTCACGGTGCACTGATGAAATTATTGCAAGATGATGCGGGTCAAGTGCAAGAAGCGCATTCGATTTCTGCGGGTCTTGACTACCCGGGAATTGGTCCAGAGCATGCGCATTTAGCAGATACGGGACGTGTAGAATATCGTTCAATTACAGACGATGAAGCGTTAGCTGCCGTTATTAGCATGTCGCGTCTTGAAGGAATTATTCCAGCGCTTGAATCAGCTCATGCGATTGCAGAAGCGGAAAAACAAGCTAAGAAAATGACAGCTGATCAAATTTTAGTGATTTGTGTATCTGGGCGTGGCGACAAAGATATGGCGACATATGCGGAAAAATTGGAGGGGCTGTCATGA